In a genomic window of Cyanobacteria bacterium GSL.Bin1:
- a CDS encoding transposase, producing the protein MISPVKTNRKPTLETLAKLYINGQPVEVSEKPKAEFCDWIFEQFQQLPFAVQASYTLYYDRAEDMFADIANEHLWVSMEGYDSEFYQNTFCGFALLAVHDYDHYQVQSHFTLDGEIQAYRKIAARAPSLDIQKILYSELVLKSAAHLYQGEKPDPKVVFP; encoded by the coding sequence ATGATCTCACCTGTTAAAACCAACCGCAAACCAACCCTAGAAACGTTAGCCAAACTATACATCAATGGTCAGCCTGTCGAGGTTTCTGAGAAGCCAAAAGCGGAATTTTGTGATTGGATTTTTGAGCAATTCCAACAACTCCCTTTTGCGGTACAAGCCAGTTATACCCTCTATTACGATCGCGCTGAAGATATGTTTGCTGATATTGCCAATGAACATCTCTGGGTTTCGATGGAGGGGTATGATTCAGAGTTTTATCAGAATACCTTCTGTGGGTTTGCACTGCTAGCAGTTCACGATTACGACCACTATCAAGTGCAAAGTCATTTTACCCTAGACGGGGAAATCCAAGCCTATCGAAAAATTGCTGCTCGTGCGCCCAGCTTAGACATCCAAAAAATTCTCTATTCGGAATTGGTCTTAAAGTCCGCAGCGCATTTGTATCAGGGAGAAAAACCAGACCCGAAAGTCGTTTTCCCTTAA
- the hcp gene encoding hydroxylamine reductase: MFCEQCEQTASGDGCHQFGACGKSPEVNAIQDLLIHCLQGLAIVTLEAKAKGIETYRTDVFTCEALFATMTNVNFNPSRFENYITRAIAHRETLKTQIEAINPSINWSSITNFEPDFQESLVEQGAEVALKFISQVGKDAVDIFSLKLTVLYGIKGVASYTFHAHELSQDDEEVYRFTHQALAALSDTTLNLEQWVNLALEVGKQNLRAMELLDAGHTQTYGHPVPTTVPLNPKPGKAILVSGHDIRQLSEILKKTAGTGITVYTHGELLPAHGYPKLKETYPHLYGHYGTAWQNQTKDFAKFPGAIIVTTNCLMPPHDHYTDKLFSLGPVGYPHLNHLQEGEDGFPDFSPVIEKALSLPGFTETGVPKTVKVGFGHNAVLSVADTVINAVKEGKIRHFFLVGGCDGAKPGRTYYTEFVEKVPEDCVVLTLACGKFRFFDQNLGEISGLPRLMDVGQCNDAYSAIQIALALANAFEMDVNDLPLSMILSWYEQKAVAVLLTLLHLGIQNIRLGPTLPAFISPNVLKLLSDTYGLQAIKTPEEDLAACLS, from the coding sequence ATGTTTTGCGAACAGTGTGAACAAACAGCCAGTGGCGACGGATGTCATCAATTTGGAGCTTGTGGGAAAAGCCCAGAAGTGAACGCGATCCAAGATTTATTGATTCATTGTCTGCAAGGGTTAGCGATAGTCACCCTTGAGGCAAAAGCAAAAGGCATTGAGACTTACCGCACCGACGTTTTTACCTGTGAAGCCTTGTTTGCTACCATGACCAACGTCAATTTCAATCCGAGCCGATTTGAGAATTATATCACCCGCGCGATCGCGCACCGTGAAACCCTGAAAACTCAAATTGAAGCAATCAATCCTTCTATCAACTGGTCTTCGATTACTAACTTTGAACCCGACTTTCAAGAAAGCCTCGTTGAACAAGGAGCAGAGGTTGCCTTAAAATTTATTAGCCAAGTGGGGAAAGATGCCGTTGATATCTTTTCTCTCAAACTTACCGTCCTTTATGGCATTAAAGGAGTTGCGTCTTATACATTTCACGCTCATGAGTTAAGCCAAGATGATGAGGAAGTCTATCGCTTTACCCATCAGGCTCTCGCTGCATTGTCTGATACAACCTTAAACTTAGAACAGTGGGTCAACTTAGCCCTAGAGGTGGGAAAACAAAATCTGCGGGCAATGGAACTTCTTGATGCTGGACATACTCAAACTTATGGTCATCCTGTACCAACCACCGTTCCTCTCAATCCTAAACCCGGTAAAGCAATTTTAGTCTCGGGTCATGACATTCGACAGTTATCGGAAATTCTCAAGAAAACAGCAGGAACAGGAATTACCGTTTATACTCATGGAGAACTGTTACCGGCTCATGGCTATCCGAAACTAAAAGAGACCTATCCGCACCTTTACGGACATTATGGTACGGCGTGGCAAAACCAGACGAAAGATTTTGCTAAATTTCCTGGTGCCATTATTGTCACCACCAATTGTTTAATGCCTCCTCATGATCACTATACCGATAAACTCTTCAGTCTTGGTCCAGTGGGATATCCTCATCTGAATCACTTACAAGAAGGTGAAGATGGCTTTCCAGACTTCTCGCCAGTGATTGAAAAAGCATTATCCTTGCCTGGCTTTACAGAAACAGGCGTGCCAAAAACCGTAAAAGTTGGCTTTGGACATAATGCGGTTTTGAGTGTTGCTGACACCGTGATTAATGCCGTCAAGGAGGGTAAGATTCGACACTTTTTCTTAGTTGGCGGTTGCGATGGTGCTAAACCAGGGCGGACTTACTACACTGAGTTTGTGGAAAAAGTTCCAGAAGATTGTGTTGTTTTGACCCTCGCTTGTGGAAAGTTTCGTTTCTTTGATCAAAATTTGGGAGAAATTTCCGGTTTACCGCGTCTGATGGATGTCGGACAATGCAATGATGCTTATTCGGCGATTCAAATTGCTCTTGCTCTTGCCAATGCTTTTGAAATGGATGTTAATGATCTTCCGCTGTCCATGATTTTATCTTGGTATGAGCAAAAAGCGGTTGCTGTACTATTGACTCTGCTTCATCTTGGCATTCAAAATATTCGTTTGGGTCCGACTCTCCCTGCGTTTATTTCCCCAAATGTGTTGAAACTTTTATCTGATACTTATGGCTTACAGGCAATTAAAACTCCTGAAGAAGATTTAGCTGCTTGTCTATCTTAA